In Rhodococcus sp. OK302, one genomic interval encodes:
- a CDS encoding sugar transferase, producing the protein MSVHAEVGIQPTALRNSADLSRDWRRAYRRRIAITDSVTVILVIALAQFGSVWPHPFEWLTPLKVVASVLLGVLWMITLSRGRSRHQSMLGDGGDEYERVLLATGQVFGLGALAGIVLGVEIARSYLMIALPLGLGALLLGRYLWRRDIRNKRASGQCRNAVLLVGGHASVVATTRSFVRAASAGYDVVGTCIPRRATVLDDHIMVDGAHVPVLGNEFEVIEAMRACNADTVIVTGTEDLGQVGIRKLMWDLEAEGVDLVVSPVIADVSKARLMFRPVAGLPLIHVERPRYEGANRWAPAIFDTLFAVLMILLVAPVMIAAAVAVKVTSKGSVFYKAERIGLNGKPFPMYKFRTMVAGADQQVVDLMGDNEGAGGVLFKMREDPRITPIGKILRRLSIDELPQFFNVIRGEMSVVGPRPPLRREVEMYDDEVSRRLFVKPGITGLWQVSGRSDLSWEESVRLDSSYVENWSAAQDLSIIARTVSAVVRSDGAY; encoded by the coding sequence ATGAGCGTTCATGCTGAGGTGGGGATCCAGCCGACGGCACTGCGGAATTCGGCTGATCTGAGTCGGGACTGGCGGCGTGCGTATCGGCGCAGAATTGCGATCACCGACTCCGTCACCGTAATTCTTGTGATTGCGCTCGCGCAGTTCGGCAGTGTTTGGCCCCATCCTTTCGAGTGGTTGACTCCGCTCAAGGTTGTTGCATCCGTTTTGCTCGGTGTGCTGTGGATGATCACGCTTTCGCGTGGTCGTAGTCGCCATCAATCGATGTTGGGAGACGGCGGCGACGAATACGAGCGTGTTCTGTTGGCAACCGGTCAAGTATTCGGACTCGGCGCACTGGCCGGGATCGTTCTCGGCGTCGAAATTGCTCGAAGCTACCTCATGATCGCTCTGCCACTCGGCTTGGGTGCCTTGCTTCTCGGCCGGTACCTCTGGCGTCGAGATATTCGTAACAAGCGAGCGTCCGGGCAATGCCGGAACGCAGTTCTGCTGGTCGGTGGGCATGCTTCCGTTGTTGCCACTACGCGGTCCTTCGTACGAGCGGCATCGGCAGGATATGACGTCGTGGGCACCTGCATTCCGCGTCGCGCCACGGTGCTCGACGACCACATAATGGTCGACGGTGCTCATGTTCCGGTGTTGGGCAATGAATTTGAAGTGATCGAGGCCATGCGGGCATGCAATGCCGACACGGTCATCGTGACCGGCACCGAAGATCTTGGCCAGGTCGGAATCCGCAAACTGATGTGGGATCTGGAAGCAGAAGGTGTCGATCTTGTTGTTTCGCCGGTCATTGCGGATGTATCCAAGGCCCGACTGATGTTTAGGCCCGTAGCCGGGCTGCCGCTCATTCACGTCGAGCGTCCACGCTACGAAGGCGCAAACCGTTGGGCACCGGCAATTTTCGACACTCTGTTCGCGGTCTTGATGATCCTGCTGGTTGCGCCCGTCATGATTGCGGCGGCAGTCGCAGTCAAGGTCACATCGAAAGGCTCTGTTTTCTACAAGGCGGAGCGCATCGGATTGAACGGGAAACCGTTTCCCATGTACAAGTTTCGTACGATGGTCGCCGGTGCAGATCAACAGGTCGTCGATCTGATGGGCGACAACGAGGGTGCGGGCGGTGTGCTCTTCAAGATGCGCGAAGATCCGCGCATCACACCGATCGGCAAGATTCTCCGCCGGTTGAGCATCGACGAACTTCCGCAGTTCTTCAACGTCATTCGCGGTGAAATGAGTGTCGTCGGTCCGCGTCCGCCACTTCGGCGCGAAGTCGAGATGTACGACGACGAGGTGTCTCGCCGGTTGTTCGTGAAACCCGGTATCACCGGACTCTGGCAGGTCAGCGGCCGTAGTGATCTCTCGTGGGAAGAATCGGTTCGTCTGGATTCCTCGTACGTCGAGAACTGGTCAGCGGCACAGGATCTTTCGATCATCGCGCGTACGGTGTCCGCTGTGGTTCGCAGTGATGGAGCCTACTGA
- a CDS encoding MazG family protein codes for MAEVSTVVLLDPLRPDVVPIEAVSFLSGPVQIDGTVPEPVRVALPQSTAGAAVIVMMDGDGPRIAALATSGARIVRAAPVHGDRLVEAASIMDRLWKRGGWEATQTHESLSVYLVEETYEVLDAILSGDEIDLREELGDLLLQVLFHSRIAQAHGVFELDDVAGALIDKLVHRSPHLTSSGVVDIAEQELAWERLKDVEKARASSMDGIAKSQPPILLAKKVMNRAARAGVTEIIPQATLESLIERCREADAALVDALDLLIAEVRNWETQQSRA; via the coding sequence GTGGCCGAAGTATCTACCGTCGTACTACTCGATCCACTGCGGCCGGATGTTGTTCCGATCGAAGCGGTTTCGTTCTTGTCCGGACCCGTCCAGATCGACGGCACGGTGCCGGAACCGGTTCGGGTAGCCCTACCTCAATCCACAGCGGGGGCTGCGGTGATCGTGATGATGGACGGCGATGGCCCGCGGATTGCGGCCTTGGCTACGTCGGGTGCTCGGATAGTCCGGGCGGCGCCTGTGCACGGCGACAGATTGGTGGAGGCAGCTTCCATCATGGACCGGTTGTGGAAGCGCGGCGGGTGGGAAGCTACGCAGACACACGAGAGCCTCTCGGTCTATCTCGTGGAGGAGACGTACGAGGTGCTCGACGCCATCCTCAGCGGTGATGAGATCGACCTGCGGGAGGAACTCGGTGACCTTCTGCTTCAGGTGCTGTTCCATTCGCGTATCGCGCAAGCACATGGTGTCTTCGAGTTGGACGACGTCGCCGGCGCGCTGATCGACAAGTTGGTTCACCGCAGTCCGCACTTGACGAGTTCCGGAGTAGTGGACATCGCCGAGCAAGAGTTGGCGTGGGAGCGACTCAAGGATGTGGAGAAGGCCCGCGCGTCGTCGATGGACGGCATCGCCAAGTCGCAACCGCCGATACTGCTGGCGAAGAAGGTGATGAACCGGGCAGCCCGAGCCGGGGTGACCGAGATCATTCCCCAAGCAACGTTGGAAAGCTTGATCGAGCGGTGTCGAGAAGCTGACGCAGCGCTTGTCGACGCCCTCGACCTGCTGATCGCCGAAGTTCGCAACTGGGAGACTCAACAGTCTCGTGCGTAG
- the mfd gene encoding transcription-repair coupling factor, translating into MTALPPAAQTLLAGLAEAALADTAFTAVTEAIGSARLDIVAPKPARPFVAAALAAHNPVLLVTATGREADDLTEELTEMIGGSVAQFPSWETLPHERLSPSADTVGRRIEVLRRLARPDDASYGAPLRVVVTTVRSLVQPMAPGLGEIEPITLRAGTEIDFESVLVRLVEMAYTRVDMVGKRGEFAVRGGILDLFSPTADHPVRVEFWGDEVSELRYFSVADQRSLPDIDVDVVIAPPCRELLMTQDVRDRAAKIAAENQADASLVEMLDKISAGIAVEGMEALLPVLKPGELQLLSDILPDGTHIVLCDPEKVRTRATDLVRTGQEFLEASWTAASIGGAAPLDTSILAGESGLGASAYRSLRQVRESAEAGGRPWWTISPLASGNGEELELPIQAAPQIRGSDDLLAELFVSLRAHVSTGGRAAVVVAGAGTAKRIYERLGEAEVPATMLEPGAVPARGQVSVLRGSLHDGLVLHGGSSVPGQGDVPGMVIVTEADLTGNRVAAVGDGKRLPAKRRNQVDPLALAAGDMVVHDQHGIGRFVEMVERTIGGARREYLVIEYSASKRGQPGDRLFVPMESLDQLSRYVGGEMPALSKLGGSDWANTKTKARKAVREIAGELVQLYAARQAAPGHAFGPDTPWQKELEDAFAFTETVDQLTVISEVKGDMEKPVPMDRVVIGDVGYGKTEIAVRAAFKAVQDGKQVAVLVPTTLLAQQHLQTFTERMASFPVKVRGLSRFTDARDSKEIIAGMAEGEVDIVIGTHRLLQTAVRWKDLGLVIVDEEQRFGVEHKEHIKALRTHVDVLTMSATPIPRTLEMSMAGIREMSTILTPPEERHPILTYVGAYADKQVAAAIRRELLRDGQIFYVHNRVSSIGKAAKKIRELVPEARVVVAHGQMNEDTLEKTVQGFWERDFDVLVCTTIIETGLDISNANTLIVERADSLGLSQLHQLRGRVGRSRERGYAYFLYPPEKPLTETAYDRLATISQNSDLGAGMAVAMKDLEIRGAGNVLGAEQSGHVAGVGFDLYVRLVGEAVEAYRAAADGRPITTDDAPKEVRIDLPVDAHIPPDYVTSDRLRLEGYRKIAAATDSDGIAAVVEELVDRYGPIPEEVRRLVSVAKLRLLAREYQLEEVAVTGTQIKVAPMALPDSKQIRLKRIYPSAQYRATTGLVQLPMPRTGGVGSDRLRDVELLQYIADFILALDGRAAGAVVMEA; encoded by the coding sequence TTGACTGCCCTGCCGCCCGCTGCCCAGACTTTGCTTGCCGGACTTGCCGAGGCCGCACTCGCGGACACTGCATTTACTGCGGTGACCGAGGCGATCGGCAGCGCCAGACTCGATATCGTTGCGCCTAAGCCGGCGAGACCGTTCGTCGCGGCTGCGCTCGCAGCGCACAATCCGGTGCTACTGGTCACTGCGACGGGTCGTGAAGCCGACGATCTGACTGAGGAACTCACCGAGATGATCGGGGGTTCCGTCGCGCAGTTCCCGTCTTGGGAAACGTTGCCGCACGAGCGGTTGTCACCGAGCGCCGATACCGTCGGGCGACGCATCGAGGTGCTGCGTCGGCTCGCACGTCCGGACGACGCGTCGTACGGCGCTCCGTTGCGTGTTGTGGTGACGACGGTGCGCTCGCTGGTTCAGCCGATGGCGCCCGGGTTGGGGGAGATCGAGCCGATTACCTTGCGAGCGGGCACCGAGATCGACTTCGAGTCCGTGCTGGTCCGACTCGTCGAGATGGCGTACACGCGCGTCGACATGGTGGGCAAACGAGGTGAGTTCGCGGTTCGTGGCGGCATTTTGGACCTCTTCTCACCGACTGCCGATCATCCTGTTCGAGTCGAATTCTGGGGCGACGAGGTCTCGGAACTGCGGTATTTCTCCGTCGCAGATCAGCGGTCACTGCCTGATATCGACGTCGACGTCGTGATTGCGCCACCGTGTCGGGAATTGCTGATGACGCAGGACGTCCGGGATCGGGCAGCGAAGATCGCAGCCGAAAACCAGGCCGACGCGTCGCTGGTGGAAATGCTGGACAAGATCTCGGCGGGTATTGCAGTCGAAGGCATGGAAGCGCTCCTGCCGGTGTTGAAACCCGGTGAACTGCAACTACTTTCCGATATTCTTCCGGACGGAACCCATATCGTTCTGTGTGATCCGGAGAAGGTGCGCACGCGCGCAACGGATTTGGTTCGAACCGGGCAGGAGTTCCTGGAAGCGTCCTGGACTGCGGCATCGATCGGCGGTGCGGCGCCTCTCGATACGTCCATTCTGGCCGGCGAGTCCGGTCTGGGTGCCTCGGCCTATCGGTCGTTGCGTCAGGTACGCGAGTCCGCAGAAGCCGGTGGGCGTCCGTGGTGGACCATCAGCCCGCTGGCGTCGGGCAACGGCGAAGAACTGGAACTTCCGATTCAGGCGGCCCCACAGATACGTGGATCCGACGACCTCCTGGCCGAACTTTTTGTCAGTCTCCGAGCGCATGTGAGCACCGGTGGGCGTGCGGCAGTCGTCGTCGCCGGCGCTGGTACCGCAAAGCGCATCTACGAGCGACTCGGCGAGGCCGAGGTTCCGGCCACGATGCTCGAGCCCGGCGCGGTTCCGGCCCGTGGTCAGGTCTCGGTGTTGCGCGGATCGTTGCACGACGGTCTGGTTCTGCACGGCGGTAGCAGTGTGCCCGGGCAGGGTGATGTGCCGGGAATGGTCATCGTCACCGAAGCCGACCTCACCGGCAATCGGGTTGCCGCAGTCGGTGACGGCAAACGACTACCGGCGAAGCGTCGTAACCAGGTGGATCCGCTCGCGCTTGCCGCCGGCGACATGGTTGTTCACGATCAGCACGGCATTGGGCGGTTTGTGGAGATGGTGGAGCGCACCATCGGCGGCGCGCGACGCGAGTACCTGGTCATCGAATACTCCGCCAGTAAGCGTGGGCAGCCCGGAGACCGGCTGTTCGTGCCGATGGAGTCGCTGGATCAATTATCCCGCTACGTCGGTGGCGAGATGCCGGCGCTCAGCAAGCTCGGCGGATCCGACTGGGCCAATACAAAAACAAAGGCACGCAAGGCAGTTCGCGAGATCGCCGGCGAGCTCGTGCAGCTCTACGCTGCGCGTCAGGCAGCCCCCGGGCACGCGTTCGGCCCGGATACACCGTGGCAGAAGGAACTCGAGGATGCGTTTGCCTTCACCGAGACCGTCGACCAGTTGACGGTGATCAGTGAAGTCAAGGGAGACATGGAAAAACCCGTCCCCATGGACCGCGTTGTCATCGGCGACGTCGGCTACGGCAAGACGGAGATCGCAGTCCGCGCAGCGTTCAAGGCTGTTCAGGACGGCAAGCAGGTTGCGGTTCTGGTCCCGACGACTCTGCTTGCGCAGCAGCATCTTCAGACCTTCACCGAGCGGATGGCATCGTTCCCGGTCAAGGTTCGTGGGCTCTCACGCTTCACCGATGCGCGAGATTCCAAGGAGATCATTGCCGGGATGGCCGAGGGCGAGGTCGACATCGTCATCGGAACACATCGTTTGTTGCAGACTGCCGTCCGCTGGAAGGATCTCGGTCTGGTCATCGTCGATGAGGAGCAGCGATTCGGCGTCGAGCACAAGGAACACATCAAGGCGTTGCGTACCCACGTCGACGTACTCACGATGTCTGCCACCCCGATCCCTCGTACGCTGGAAATGAGTATGGCGGGTATCCGGGAGATGTCGACAATTCTCACGCCTCCCGAGGAACGTCATCCGATCCTGACGTACGTCGGCGCCTATGCGGACAAGCAAGTTGCCGCGGCAATTCGTCGTGAACTTCTGCGTGACGGTCAGATCTTCTATGTTCACAACCGCGTGAGTTCGATCGGCAAGGCAGCCAAGAAGATTCGTGAACTCGTTCCGGAAGCGCGCGTCGTGGTCGCGCACGGACAGATGAACGAGGACACACTCGAGAAAACTGTTCAGGGATTCTGGGAGCGAGACTTCGACGTCCTGGTGTGTACCACCATCATCGAGACCGGGCTCGATATCTCCAATGCGAACACGCTGATCGTCGAGCGCGCCGATTCGCTCGGGCTTTCGCAGCTCCATCAGTTGCGAGGCAGGGTCGGGCGTAGCCGCGAGCGCGGATACGCATACTTCCTGTATCCCCCCGAAAAGCCGTTGACCGAAACGGCCTACGACCGCCTGGCCACTATTTCGCAGAACTCCGATCTCGGTGCCGGCATGGCCGTCGCTATGAAGGACCTCGAAATCCGTGGCGCCGGTAACGTTCTCGGTGCCGAGCAGTCCGGTCACGTAGCCGGCGTCGGATTCGACCTCTACGTGCGGTTGGTCGGCGAAGCAGTCGAGGCGTATCGGGCAGCGGCAGACGGACGTCCTATCACCACCGACGATGCGCCCAAGGAAGTCCGGATCGACCTTCCCGTCGATGCGCACATTCCGCCGGATTACGTCACCAGCGATCGGCTCAGGCTCGAGGGCTACCGGAAGATCGCTGCCGCAACGGATTCCGACGGCATTGCAGCCGTAGTCGAGGAACTCGTCGACCGTTACGGGCCGATACCGGAAGAAGTCCGACGTCTTGTTTCCGTGGCGAAGCTGCGACTCCTGGCTCGGGAGTACCAACTCGAAGAGGTGGCGGTCACCGGAACGCAGATCAAGGTTGCGCCGATGGCATTGCCGGATTCCAAGCAGATCAGGCTCAAACGGATCTATCCGAGCGCGCAGTACCGGGCAACCACAGGCTTGGTGCAGTTGCCGATGCCGCGAACCGGTGGTGTCGGTTCCGATCGTCTGCGTGATGTGGAACTGCTCCAGTACATCGCGGACTTCATCCTGGCGCTCGACGGTCGGGCAGCCGGCGCTGTTGTCATGGAGGCTTGA
- a CDS encoding glycosyl hydrolase 2 galactose-binding domain-containing protein produces MARYSRADLLDGADWRCIATDPGVVSNPAELAAIAGEWHRATVPGTVAGAIRDVDGPGPIDIKSLDTMDWWFVTRVATTGEGSWLLHFDGLTAFADVWVDNTLTISSESMFVPGEAIVTRDTTSGREITIAIHFHSMAAVLSSRRPRGRWRSALVREQGLRWIRTTMLGRAAVFSGVPVPVGPWRGVRLLDTHKVGVVSRVLEASVNDDAGQVEITARLSGLPSGVVAVAVVVGAVRGSLAVKPGRDGLSDVTGVVEIPDVDLWWPHTHGVPHRYPVSIEVGGKVFELGNVGFRSLEVDRTAGGFRLSVNDIDVYCRGSLWVPTDPISFQSETLTTQVLERCAGAGVNMLRVPGTMVYESDHFWNECARLGILVWQDAMLATLDPPDTAEFFALFSAEIRTFLRRVGGNPALVVFCGGSETEQQPAMLGLVDQKISIIHSQLPSLIADLAPHVEYVTSSPSAPPEREELVTHVGSGIAHYFGVGAYRRPLDDVTRARVRFAAECLAFAIPPSNNVIESAFGSVSAAGHHPAWKAAVPRDNGSSWDFEDVRDHYVKTLFGEDPSEVRWSDPERYLDLGRAAICEAFGAVLGHWRRADSGCDGALTLALMDLEPGPGWGVLDWQGTPKAPWYVLRRYSKPLALIVTDDGMDGLRLDVLNETAQPVVGEIRIRAHSRSGIVPVNAVAAVRIEAHGSQSLSVDTVVGRFTDLTHVFKFGPANYDAVTVTLENSEGMVLDEVVHLLGSVARPLERSLGLSAIARSVGEEEWVVDVTSEGTAQYVSLDLQGFDPEDSWFHLAPGGSRTVRLRRVGQAKMVIGRVRALNSHASVAVAPPTVADPPRVSTPKRVPRR; encoded by the coding sequence ATGGCACGCTACTCTCGAGCAGATTTGCTTGACGGAGCAGATTGGCGTTGTATCGCAACAGATCCCGGGGTGGTTTCGAATCCGGCTGAGCTGGCCGCGATCGCCGGGGAGTGGCACCGGGCGACGGTACCGGGAACCGTGGCGGGGGCGATTCGCGATGTGGATGGGCCCGGGCCCATTGATATCAAGTCGCTCGACACCATGGACTGGTGGTTCGTTACTCGGGTGGCCACGACCGGTGAGGGGTCGTGGCTGCTCCACTTCGACGGGCTGACAGCTTTTGCTGATGTCTGGGTAGACAACACGTTGACCATCTCGTCGGAATCGATGTTCGTTCCCGGTGAAGCGATCGTGACTCGTGATACGACGAGCGGGCGTGAGATCACGATCGCCATCCACTTTCATTCGATGGCAGCGGTATTGAGTTCCCGTCGACCACGCGGCCGGTGGCGTTCGGCTTTGGTCCGCGAGCAAGGGTTGAGGTGGATTCGTACGACCATGCTGGGGCGGGCGGCGGTGTTTTCCGGAGTTCCGGTTCCGGTGGGGCCGTGGCGAGGCGTCCGATTGCTTGATACCCACAAGGTTGGTGTTGTTTCGCGGGTGTTGGAGGCCAGCGTCAATGACGATGCAGGTCAGGTCGAGATCACCGCACGGCTCTCGGGTTTGCCGAGCGGTGTCGTGGCTGTCGCGGTCGTTGTCGGTGCGGTACGTGGGTCGCTCGCCGTCAAACCTGGCAGAGACGGACTGTCCGACGTCACGGGTGTCGTCGAGATTCCCGACGTGGATCTCTGGTGGCCGCACACGCATGGCGTCCCGCACCGGTACCCGGTGTCGATCGAGGTCGGCGGAAAGGTGTTCGAGCTGGGGAACGTCGGTTTTCGCAGCCTCGAGGTTGATCGAACGGCGGGCGGATTTCGCCTGTCGGTCAACGATATTGACGTGTACTGCCGGGGCTCGCTGTGGGTGCCTACCGATCCGATCTCCTTCCAGTCCGAGACCTTGACAACTCAGGTGCTCGAACGGTGCGCCGGCGCCGGCGTGAACATGCTTCGGGTTCCGGGAACCATGGTGTACGAGAGCGATCATTTCTGGAACGAGTGCGCGCGGCTGGGTATTCTCGTCTGGCAGGATGCGATGCTCGCGACGCTCGATCCGCCGGACACTGCAGAGTTCTTTGCGCTGTTCTCAGCTGAGATACGTACGTTTCTCCGGCGCGTCGGCGGTAATCCGGCCCTCGTGGTCTTCTGTGGTGGAAGCGAAACCGAGCAGCAACCGGCCATGCTCGGTTTGGTCGATCAGAAGATCTCGATCATTCACTCTCAGTTGCCGTCGTTGATTGCAGATCTCGCACCCCACGTCGAATACGTGACGTCGTCGCCGTCCGCTCCGCCCGAGCGAGAAGAGTTGGTTACCCACGTCGGTAGCGGTATCGCGCACTACTTCGGAGTGGGTGCATACCGTCGTCCGCTCGACGACGTGACGCGCGCGCGAGTGCGATTTGCGGCAGAGTGCCTGGCATTTGCGATTCCGCCTTCCAACAACGTGATCGAATCCGCATTCGGTTCTGTTTCGGCAGCGGGGCACCATCCGGCGTGGAAAGCGGCGGTTCCGCGCGACAACGGTTCGTCGTGGGATTTCGAAGATGTTCGCGATCATTACGTCAAGACGCTGTTCGGAGAGGATCCGAGCGAGGTGCGCTGGTCCGATCCCGAACGGTATCTCGACCTGGGCCGGGCAGCGATCTGTGAAGCGTTCGGCGCAGTCCTCGGCCATTGGCGTCGAGCAGATTCCGGATGCGACGGAGCCCTCACCCTGGCACTGATGGATCTTGAACCGGGGCCGGGATGGGGAGTCCTCGATTGGCAGGGCACCCCCAAAGCGCCGTGGTACGTGCTTCGGCGCTACTCGAAACCACTGGCTCTCATCGTCACGGACGACGGAATGGATGGGCTTCGTCTCGATGTCCTGAACGAGACTGCGCAACCGGTCGTCGGCGAAATCCGCATCCGGGCGCACAGCCGGTCCGGGATCGTGCCGGTGAATGCCGTCGCCGCGGTCAGGATCGAGGCTCACGGAAGCCAGAGCCTGTCCGTCGACACCGTCGTGGGACGATTCACCGATCTCACTCATGTTTTCAAGTTCGGCCCGGCCAATTATGATGCCGTCACGGTCACCCTCGAAAATTCCGAGGGCATGGTGCTCGACGAGGTGGTGCACCTGTTGGGGAGCGTCGCCAGGCCTTTGGAACGCTCGTTGGGACTCTCGGCAATTGCACGCTCGGTCGGCGAAGAGGAGTGGGTCGTCGACGTTACGTCCGAAGGCACGGCGCAGTACGTTTCGCTGGACCTGCAAGGATTCGATCCGGAGGATTCCTGGTTCCATCTGGCACCCGGAGGCTCGCGGACAGTGAGGTTGCGCCGCGTCGGTCAAGCGAAGATGGTGATCGGTCGGGTGAGGGCGCTCAACTCACATGCCAGCGTGGCGGTCGCGCCGCCGACGGTGGCCGATCCTCCTCGAGTGTCGACACCGAAGCGGGTTCCGCGTAGATAG
- a CDS encoding DUF1839 family protein, translated as MARLLDIVPDGYSSHAIHRDDRVWAQTNCYLDLWIEVLHSLGLDPVPALACAFSSRFDGTQWTFLKLKAEDIVALYGIDVAEMNVWRAPLVHIEDNFEAGMLSTVEVDGYWLPDTLGTSYHEAHTKTTIVPNRIDRVAGELEYFHNSGYHVLRGEDFSGVFDLDRSSLPSFVPYVEQIRLAPGYAMNAGNVAEVARRNVAVRPPGNPVRELGRRVVEDSEWVQAAGMDAFHLWSFGLLRQCGASAELAGDVSEFLDTAGFSGTVEAAAGFRKVAAGAKSVQFQMARAARGRAVDPRDQLDEMAVSWKNSMEIITSIVGVESQRHLRLV; from the coding sequence ATGGCACGCCTCCTGGATATTGTCCCCGACGGGTACTCCTCGCACGCCATTCACCGCGATGATCGAGTGTGGGCGCAGACCAACTGCTACCTGGACTTGTGGATCGAGGTGCTGCATTCGCTCGGGCTTGACCCGGTGCCGGCCTTGGCCTGTGCTTTTTCGTCGCGGTTCGACGGTACGCAGTGGACTTTTCTGAAGCTCAAGGCCGAAGACATTGTGGCGCTGTACGGAATCGACGTCGCAGAGATGAATGTCTGGCGAGCTCCGCTGGTACATATCGAGGACAATTTCGAGGCGGGGATGTTGTCGACCGTGGAGGTCGACGGCTATTGGCTTCCCGACACATTGGGGACGAGTTACCATGAGGCGCATACCAAGACCACGATCGTTCCCAATCGGATCGATCGGGTAGCGGGAGAGCTCGAGTACTTCCACAACAGTGGATACCACGTTTTGCGGGGTGAAGATTTCTCCGGTGTTTTCGACCTCGATCGTTCGAGTTTGCCGTCGTTCGTTCCTTACGTCGAACAGATTCGACTCGCTCCAGGCTATGCAATGAATGCCGGGAACGTCGCGGAAGTTGCGCGTCGAAATGTTGCAGTCCGTCCGCCGGGAAATCCGGTGCGCGAGTTGGGCCGACGAGTGGTCGAGGATTCCGAGTGGGTCCAGGCGGCAGGTATGGATGCGTTTCATCTCTGGTCCTTCGGTTTGTTGCGTCAATGCGGTGCCAGCGCTGAACTTGCGGGCGATGTCAGCGAATTTCTCGACACGGCAGGGTTTTCCGGAACAGTGGAGGCTGCCGCAGGCTTTCGCAAGGTTGCTGCGGGAGCAAAGAGTGTTCAATTCCAGATGGCGCGTGCGGCGAGGGGACGCGCCGTGGACCCCCGTGATCAACTCGACGAGATGGCCGTGTCCTGGAAGAATTCCATGGAAATCATTACGTCCATCGTCGGAGTCGAATCGCAGCGCCACCTCAGGCTGGTGTGA
- a CDS encoding amino acid--[acyl-carrier-protein] ligase: MTTSTETDVFPSELDLARAEFQRELLAGGLLIKTDVDGLYGRSGVFEDIIDGIDRVVVAAGPGSSATRLRFPPVFPRTSFERTDYIASFPNLTGAINTFTGSNLDHAQLLSDRASGESWDRYLRPTETMLVSAACHPAYAQYSGVLPEGGVLLDIYGFCFRHEPAIDPARMQAFRMHEFVTIGDAHAAAAHRETWIRRGLGVLDELGLEATPVIANDPFFGRAGRMLAANQREENLKTELVVRLYGDHDEGTAIVSSNNHLDHFGQTFGITTSDGEVAHSSCVGFGMERIALALLRTHGLKVSGWPAEIRGRMGL; the protein is encoded by the coding sequence GTGACGACTAGTACCGAAACTGATGTTTTCCCTTCTGAACTCGACCTTGCCAGGGCGGAGTTTCAGCGAGAGTTGTTGGCAGGCGGCCTCCTTATCAAGACTGATGTGGACGGTTTGTACGGACGCTCCGGGGTTTTCGAGGACATCATCGACGGCATCGATCGCGTGGTGGTGGCAGCAGGTCCCGGGTCATCGGCGACACGCCTGCGCTTTCCTCCTGTTTTTCCGCGGACCAGTTTCGAACGGACCGATTACATCGCGTCCTTCCCGAATCTGACCGGTGCGATCAACACGTTCACCGGAAGCAATCTTGATCACGCTCAGTTGCTCTCTGATCGTGCAAGTGGTGAATCGTGGGACCGCTACCTCCGGCCGACCGAGACCATGCTGGTCTCCGCTGCCTGCCATCCGGCCTATGCCCAGTACTCGGGCGTCCTCCCCGAGGGTGGAGTGCTGCTTGATATCTACGGTTTTTGCTTCCGTCACGAACCCGCGATTGACCCGGCGCGTATGCAGGCGTTCCGGATGCACGAGTTCGTGACCATCGGCGATGCCCACGCGGCGGCCGCTCACCGTGAAACCTGGATCCGACGCGGACTCGGGGTCCTCGACGAACTTGGCCTCGAGGCCACGCCGGTCATTGCAAATGATCCCTTCTTCGGGCGGGCCGGCCGTATGTTGGCCGCAAACCAACGCGAAGAAAATCTGAAGACGGAGTTGGTCGTTCGACTCTACGGCGACCACGACGAGGGCACTGCGATCGTCTCGTCCAACAATCACCTCGACCACTTCGGCCAGACGTTCGGAATTACGACGTCCGATGGCGAGGTTGCTCACAGTTCCTGTGTCGGATTCGGAATGGAACGTATTGCTTTGGCGCTCTTGCGGACACATGGCTTGAAGGTCTCAGGCTGGCCGGCAGAAATTCGCGGACGTATGGGTTTGTGA